One Puniceicoccales bacterium DNA window includes the following coding sequences:
- a CDS encoding TlyA family RNA methyltransferase, with translation MERLMRADELLVSQGKAASRNIAQCLIMAGKVRASADDVVTKPSRKFPVSQTFLIDQPAKFVSRAGEKLAHFIEIFDVKVTDCVCLDVGASTGGFSDCLLQNGAKTVLGIDVGYGQLHYKLQKDPRMINLEKTNARNVNSSMLPIKKFDLIVMDLSFISLKLVLENIWKLLDVNGMLIALIKPQFEAGKKDADKYAGVIKDRLLQEKIRDNIINFSLNSLENSTFIGVTDSPITGTDGNREFLFGLGKNSHQSN, from the coding sequence ATGGAAAGGCTGATGAGAGCCGATGAATTGCTGGTCAGTCAGGGTAAAGCTGCCAGTCGAAATATAGCCCAGTGCCTAATAATGGCTGGAAAAGTTCGAGCATCAGCCGATGATGTGGTCACTAAACCGAGTAGAAAATTTCCTGTCAGCCAAACTTTTTTAATAGATCAACCAGCGAAATTTGTGAGCAGGGCAGGAGAAAAATTGGCCCATTTTATAGAGATATTTGATGTCAAAGTTACTGACTGTGTGTGTCTTGATGTCGGGGCGTCCACCGGAGGATTTTCGGACTGTTTACTGCAAAATGGGGCCAAAACCGTCCTGGGCATCGATGTTGGGTATGGTCAACTTCACTACAAGCTGCAAAAAGATCCACGGATGATAAACTTAGAAAAAACTAATGCCCGTAATGTAAATTCTAGCATGTTGCCAATCAAGAAGTTCGACCTCATTGTAATGGATCTGTCATTCATCTCACTAAAACTTGTGTTAGAAAATATTTGGAAACTTCTGGATGTTAATGGCATGTTAATAGCGTTGATAAAACCTCAGTTTGAAGCTGGTAAAAAGGATGCTGACAAATATGCTGGAGTAATCAAAGACCGATTACTCCAGGAGAAAATAAGGGATAACATTATCAATTTTTCACTAAATTCTCTCGAAAACAGTACCTTTATAGGTGTCACCGATTCGCCCATTACTGGCACCGATGGCAATCGAGAATTCCTCTTTGGCCTGGGAAAAAATTCCCACCAATCAAATTGA
- a CDS encoding 3'-5' exonuclease domain-containing protein 2 → MLGKLLRSIRDKIFSFNKSISKAELAELPLFNFNGEIILVESPQEAERMVDLLLKHNVLGFDTESKPAFRKGESYSPSLVQISTDKTVYLFKLAKINGIKSLIPLLESQDVKKVGIAIRDDINKLKELGNFEDAGFVDISDLTKILGIENTGLRTLAGIFLRYRISKSLQVTDWSKEILSKKQIIYAATDAWVSRELFMKVKEFTSK, encoded by the coding sequence ATGTTAGGAAAATTATTACGATCAATAAGAGATAAAATTTTCTCATTTAATAAAAGCATAAGCAAAGCCGAGCTTGCCGAATTGCCGCTGTTCAACTTTAATGGTGAAATCATTTTGGTAGAATCCCCACAGGAAGCGGAACGTATGGTAGATTTGTTATTAAAGCACAATGTGTTAGGATTCGATACCGAAAGTAAACCAGCGTTTAGAAAAGGCGAAAGCTATTCACCTTCATTGGTTCAAATTTCCACGGACAAAACCGTATATCTGTTTAAACTGGCAAAGATAAATGGCATAAAATCACTGATACCGCTCCTGGAATCTCAGGATGTAAAAAAGGTTGGCATCGCCATAAGAGATGATATCAACAAACTCAAGGAGCTTGGAAATTTTGAAGATGCTGGATTTGTTGACATAAGCGATTTGACAAAAATTTTGGGCATAGAAAACACCGGACTGCGCACATTGGCCGGCATCTTCCTCAGGTATAGAATATCTAAATCGCTACAAGTTACAGATTGGTCCAAAGAAATCCTATCTAAAAAGCAAATAATATACGCCGCAACCGATGCCTGGGTAAGTCGTGAACTATTCATGAAAGTTAAGGAATTTACATCAAAATAG